From Ictidomys tridecemlineatus isolate mIctTri1 chromosome 2, mIctTri1.hap1, whole genome shotgun sequence, the proteins below share one genomic window:
- the Rfx1 gene encoding MHC class II regulatory factor RFX1 isoform X2 — translation MATQAYVTELPAAPQASQPPQAPPQPQPPPPPPAAPQPPQTPTASATPQPQYVTELQSPQPQAQPPGSQKQYVTELPAAPTPSQQAGAPTPAPASQQYIVVTVSEGAMRASETVSEASPGSTASQTGVPTQVVQQVQGTQQRLLVQTSVQAKPGHVSPLQLTNIQVAQQALPTQRLVVQSTAPGSKGGQVSLTVHGTQQVHSPPERSPVQANSSASKTAGAPTGTVPQQLQVHGVQQSVSVTQERSVVQATPQAPKAGPVQQLTVQGLQPVHVAQESSDSQFPARKAEQREPRPTPQPEPPPRPPTPGLGPGALVPEPPPLPSVCSGEARQLGSPEPQLTHYEPGVEQWVELVGVLPPHLLLPQQKVVLEPLPGLSARASPDQRVRIQRIPQVLVFSTAATALKVQQLQQVPVPHVYSSQVQYVEGGDASYAASAIRSSTYAYPEAPLYTQPAGTSYYEAAGTATQVSSPATSQAVASSGSVPMYVSGSQVVASSASSGGGASNGSGGGGGSGGGGGGSGAGSGGSSSGSSSGGAGTYVIQGGYMLGSASQSYSHTTRASPATVQWLLDNYETAEGVSLPRSTLYCHYLLHCQEQKLEPVNAASFGKLIRSVFMGLRTRRLGTRGNSKYHYYGLRIKASSPLLRLMEDQQHMAMRGQPFSQKQRLKPIQKVEGVTNGVAVGPQQAVGLSDISAQVQQYQQFLDASRSLPDFTELDLQGKVLPEGVGPGDIKAFQVLYREHCEAIVDVMVNLQFTLVETLWKTFWRHNLSQPSEAPALAVHDEAEKRLPKASLVLLSKFEPVLQWTKRCDHALYQGLVEILIPDVLRPIPSALTQAIRNFAKSLESWLTHAMVNIPEEMLRVKVAAAGAFAQTLRRYTSLNHLAQAARAVLQNTAQINQMLSDLNRVDFANVQEQASWVCRCEDRVVQRLEQDFKVTLQQQNSLEQWAAWLDGVVSQVLKPYQGSAGFPKAAKLFLLKWSFYSSMVIRDLTLRSAASFGSFHLIRLLYDEYMYYLIEHRVAQAKGETPIAVMGEFANLATSLNPLDPDKDEEEEEEEESEDELPQDISLAAGGESPALGPEALEPPAKLARTDTRGLFVQALPSS, via the exons ATGGCAACCCAGGCGTACGTTACGGAGCTACCGGCAGCCCCGCAAGCATCCCAGCCACCGcaggccccgccccagccccagccaccacCTCCACCCCCAGCGGCGCCCCAGCCCCCCCAGACACCCACCGCCTCGGCCACCCCCCAGCCCCAGTATGTCACCGAGCTGCaaagcccccagccccaggcacagCCACCAGGCAGCCAGAAGCAGTACGTGACGGAGCTCCCGGCCGCCCCCACGCCCTCGCAGCAGGCTGGCGCGCCCACCCCGGCCCCCGCGTCCCAGCAGTACATCGTGGTCACCGTCTCTG AGGGTGCCATGCGAGCCAGTGAGACGGTGTCAGAAGCCAGCCCGGGCTCTACAGCCAGCCAGACCGGCGTCCCCACTCAGGTGGTTCAGCAGGTGCAGGGCACCCAGCAG CGCTTGCTGGTGCAGACCAGTGTGCAGGCCAAGCCGGGCCACGTGTCACCCCTCCAGCTCACCAATATCCAGGTGGCCCAGCAG GCTCTCCCCACACAGCGTCTGGTGGTGCAGAGCACAGCGCCAGGCAGCAAGGgtggccaggtgtccctgacaGTCCACGGTACCCAGCAGGTGCACTCGCCTCCTGAG CGGTCGCCGGTGCAAGCCAATAGCTCCGCCAGCAAGACGGCTGGGGCCCCCACGGGCACAGTGCCCCAGCAGCTGCAGGTTCATGGTGTCCAGCAGAGCGTCTCCGTCACCCAAGAG aGGTCTGTGGTCCAGGCCACCCCGCAGGCACCCAAAGCGGGCCCCGTGCAACAGTTGACCGTGCAGGGACTTCAGCCAGTCCACGTGGCTCAAGAG AGCTCAGACAGTCAGTTTCCCGCTAGGAAGGCAGAGCAGCGAGAGCCCCGGCCCACGCCGCAGCCAGAGCCGCCACCCCGGCCGCCCACGCCCGGGCTCGGGCCAGGCGCGCTGGTCCCGGAGCCGCCGCCACTCCCATCGGTGTGCAGCGGCGAGGCCCGGCAGCTAGGCAGCCCCGAGCCGCAGCTGACCCATTACGAGCCAGGCGTCGAGCAGTGGGTGGAGCTGGTGGGCGTGCTGCCCCCGCACCTGCTCCTGCCGCAGCAGAAAGTGGTCCTCGAGCCCCTGCCCGGGCTCTCAGCCCGAGCCAGCCCCGACCAGAGGGTCAGGATCCAGAGAATCCCCCAGGTGCTAGTGTTCAGCACGGCCGCCACGGCCCTCAAA gTGCAGCAGCTCCAGCAGGTCCCGGTGCCACATGTGTACTCCAGCCAGGTCCAGTACGTGGAGGGCGGCGACGCCAGCTACGCGGCCAGCGCCAT CCGCTCCAGCACCTACGCCTACCCCGAGGCCCCGCTGTACACGCAGCCGGCGGGCACCAGCTACTACGAGGCCGCAGGCACGGCCACCCAGGTCAGCTCACCGGCCACCTCCCAGGCGGTGGCCAGCAGCGGCTCCGTGCCCATGTACGTGTCCGGCAGCCAGGTGGTGGCCAGCTCCGCCAGCAGCGGGGGTGGGGCCAGCAACGGCAGCGGAGGTGGCGGAGGCAGCGGTGGGGGAGGCGGCGGCAGTGGGGCTGGCAGCGGTGgcagcagcagtggcagcagcagcGGCGGCGCAGGCACCTACGTGATCCAAGGCGGCTACATGCTGGGCAGCGCCAGCCAGTCCTACTCCCACACCACCCGTGCCTCGCCAGCAACG GTCCAGTGGCTCCTGGACAACTATGAGACGGCGGAGGGCGTGAGCCTGCCCCGCAGCACCCTCTACTGCCACTACCTGCTGCACTGCCAGGAGCAGAAGCTGGAGCCCGTCAACGCCGCCTCCTTCGGCAAACTCATCCGCTCCGTCTTCATGGGGCTGCGCACGCGTCGGCTCGGCACCAG GGGCAACTCCAAGTACCACTACTACGGCCTGCGCATCAAGGCCAGCTCGCCCCTGCTGCGGCTGATGGAGGACCAGCAGCACATGGCCATGCGGGGCCAGCCCTTCTCCCAGAAGCAGAG GCTGAAGCCCATCCAGAAGGTGGAGGGCGTGACCAACGGGGTGGCCGTGGGGCCGCAACAGGCCGTGGGGCTGTCCGACATCAGCGCCCAGGTGCAGCAGTACCAGCAGTTCCTGG ATGCCTCTCGGAGTCTCCCCGACTTCACTGAGCTTGACCTCCAGGGCAAAGTCCTGCCCGAGGGCGTCGGGCCGGGGGACATCAAGGCCTTCCAAGTCCTGTACCGGGAGCACTGTGAG GCCATCGTGGACGTCATGGTGAACCTGCAGTTCACGCTGGTGGAGACGCTGTGGAAGACCTTCTGGAGACACAACCTCAGCCAGCCCAGCGAGGCCCCCGCACTGGCCGT GCACGATGAGGCTGAGAAGCGGCTGCCCAAGGCCAGCCTGGTGCTCCTCTCCAAGTTCGAGCCTGTGCTGCAGTGGACCAAGCGCTGCGACCACGCGCTGTACCAGGGCCTGGTGGAGATCCTCATCCCTGACGTGCTGCGGCCCATCCCCA GTGCCTTGACCCAAGCGATCCGGAACTTTGCCAAGAGCCTGGAGAGCTGGCTCACCCACGCCATGGTGAACATCCCCGAGGAGATGCTGCGGGTGAAG GTGGCCGCGGCCGGCGCCTTCGCGCAGACGCTGAGGCGCTACACTTCGCTCAACCACCTGGCGCAGGCGGCGCGCGCCGTGCTGCAGAACACGGCGCAGATCAACCAGATGCTGAGCGACCTCAACCGCGTGGACTTCGCCAACGTCCAG GAGCAGGCCTCGTGGGTGTGCCGCTGCGAGGACCGCGTGGTGCAGCGTCTGGAGCAGGACTTCAAGGTGACGCTGCAGCAGCAGAACTCGCTGGAGCAATGGGCGGCCTGGCTGGACGGCGTCGTGAGCCAGGTTCTCAAGCCCTACCAGGGCAGCGCCGGCTTCCCCAAGGCCGCCAAGCTCTTCCTCCTCAAGTGGTCCTTCTACAG CTCCATGGTGATCCGGGACCTGACCCTGCGCAGCGCCGCCAGCTTCGGCTCCTTCCACCTCATCCGGCTGCTCTACGATGAGTACATGTACTACCTGATCGAGCACCGCGTGGCCCAGGCCAAGGGCGAGACCCCGATCGCGGTCATGGGCGAG TTCGCCAACCTGGCCACTTCGCTGAACCCTCTGGACCCGGACAAAG acgaagaggaggaggaggaggaggagagcgaGGACGAGCTGCCACAGGACATCTCGCTGGCGGCTGGCGGCGAGTCGCCTGCGCTGGGCCCCGAGGCCCTGGAGCCGCCGGCCAAGCTGGCGCGGACCGACACGCGCGGCCTCTTCGTGCAGGCGCTGCCCTCCAGCTAA
- the Rfx1 gene encoding MHC class II regulatory factor RFX1 isoform X1: MATQAYVTELPAAPQASQPPQAPPQPQPPPPPPAAPQPPQTPTASATPQPQYVTELQSPQPQAQPPGSQKQYVTELPAAPTPSQQAGAPTPAPASQQYIVVTVSEGAMRASETVSEASPGSTASQTGVPTQVVQQVQGTQQRLLVQTSVQAKPGHVSPLQLTNIQVAQQALPTQRLVVQSTAPGSKGGQVSLTVHGTQQVHSPPERSPVQANSSASKTAGAPTGTVPQQLQVHGVQQSVSVTQERSVVQATPQAPKAGPVQQLTVQGLQPVHVAQESSDSQFPARKAEQREPRPTPQPEPPPRPPTPGLGPGALVPEPPPLPSVCSGEARQLGSPEPQLTHYEPGVEQWVELVGVLPPHLLLPQQKVVLEPLPGLSARASPDQRVRIQRIPQVLVFSTAATALKVQQLQQVPVPHVYSSQVQYVEGGDASYAASAMTVPLGHPALPALALTPTPSASPSRSSTYAYPEAPLYTQPAGTSYYEAAGTATQVSSPATSQAVASSGSVPMYVSGSQVVASSASSGGGASNGSGGGGGSGGGGGGSGAGSGGSSSGSSSGGAGTYVIQGGYMLGSASQSYSHTTRASPATVQWLLDNYETAEGVSLPRSTLYCHYLLHCQEQKLEPVNAASFGKLIRSVFMGLRTRRLGTRGNSKYHYYGLRIKASSPLLRLMEDQQHMAMRGQPFSQKQRLKPIQKVEGVTNGVAVGPQQAVGLSDISAQVQQYQQFLDASRSLPDFTELDLQGKVLPEGVGPGDIKAFQVLYREHCEAIVDVMVNLQFTLVETLWKTFWRHNLSQPSEAPALAVHDEAEKRLPKASLVLLSKFEPVLQWTKRCDHALYQGLVEILIPDVLRPIPSALTQAIRNFAKSLESWLTHAMVNIPEEMLRVKVAAAGAFAQTLRRYTSLNHLAQAARAVLQNTAQINQMLSDLNRVDFANVQEQASWVCRCEDRVVQRLEQDFKVTLQQQNSLEQWAAWLDGVVSQVLKPYQGSAGFPKAAKLFLLKWSFYSSMVIRDLTLRSAASFGSFHLIRLLYDEYMYYLIEHRVAQAKGETPIAVMGEFANLATSLNPLDPDKDEEEEEEEESEDELPQDISLAAGGESPALGPEALEPPAKLARTDTRGLFVQALPSS, translated from the exons ATGGCAACCCAGGCGTACGTTACGGAGCTACCGGCAGCCCCGCAAGCATCCCAGCCACCGcaggccccgccccagccccagccaccacCTCCACCCCCAGCGGCGCCCCAGCCCCCCCAGACACCCACCGCCTCGGCCACCCCCCAGCCCCAGTATGTCACCGAGCTGCaaagcccccagccccaggcacagCCACCAGGCAGCCAGAAGCAGTACGTGACGGAGCTCCCGGCCGCCCCCACGCCCTCGCAGCAGGCTGGCGCGCCCACCCCGGCCCCCGCGTCCCAGCAGTACATCGTGGTCACCGTCTCTG AGGGTGCCATGCGAGCCAGTGAGACGGTGTCAGAAGCCAGCCCGGGCTCTACAGCCAGCCAGACCGGCGTCCCCACTCAGGTGGTTCAGCAGGTGCAGGGCACCCAGCAG CGCTTGCTGGTGCAGACCAGTGTGCAGGCCAAGCCGGGCCACGTGTCACCCCTCCAGCTCACCAATATCCAGGTGGCCCAGCAG GCTCTCCCCACACAGCGTCTGGTGGTGCAGAGCACAGCGCCAGGCAGCAAGGgtggccaggtgtccctgacaGTCCACGGTACCCAGCAGGTGCACTCGCCTCCTGAG CGGTCGCCGGTGCAAGCCAATAGCTCCGCCAGCAAGACGGCTGGGGCCCCCACGGGCACAGTGCCCCAGCAGCTGCAGGTTCATGGTGTCCAGCAGAGCGTCTCCGTCACCCAAGAG aGGTCTGTGGTCCAGGCCACCCCGCAGGCACCCAAAGCGGGCCCCGTGCAACAGTTGACCGTGCAGGGACTTCAGCCAGTCCACGTGGCTCAAGAG AGCTCAGACAGTCAGTTTCCCGCTAGGAAGGCAGAGCAGCGAGAGCCCCGGCCCACGCCGCAGCCAGAGCCGCCACCCCGGCCGCCCACGCCCGGGCTCGGGCCAGGCGCGCTGGTCCCGGAGCCGCCGCCACTCCCATCGGTGTGCAGCGGCGAGGCCCGGCAGCTAGGCAGCCCCGAGCCGCAGCTGACCCATTACGAGCCAGGCGTCGAGCAGTGGGTGGAGCTGGTGGGCGTGCTGCCCCCGCACCTGCTCCTGCCGCAGCAGAAAGTGGTCCTCGAGCCCCTGCCCGGGCTCTCAGCCCGAGCCAGCCCCGACCAGAGGGTCAGGATCCAGAGAATCCCCCAGGTGCTAGTGTTCAGCACGGCCGCCACGGCCCTCAAA gTGCAGCAGCTCCAGCAGGTCCCGGTGCCACATGTGTACTCCAGCCAGGTCCAGTACGTGGAGGGCGGCGACGCCAGCTACGCGGCCAGCGCCAT GACCGTGCCCCTCGGCCACCCAGCTCTCCCCGCCCTGGCCCTCACGCCCACCCCCTCTGCCTCTCCCAGCCGCTCCAGCACCTACGCCTACCCCGAGGCCCCGCTGTACACGCAGCCGGCGGGCACCAGCTACTACGAGGCCGCAGGCACGGCCACCCAGGTCAGCTCACCGGCCACCTCCCAGGCGGTGGCCAGCAGCGGCTCCGTGCCCATGTACGTGTCCGGCAGCCAGGTGGTGGCCAGCTCCGCCAGCAGCGGGGGTGGGGCCAGCAACGGCAGCGGAGGTGGCGGAGGCAGCGGTGGGGGAGGCGGCGGCAGTGGGGCTGGCAGCGGTGgcagcagcagtggcagcagcagcGGCGGCGCAGGCACCTACGTGATCCAAGGCGGCTACATGCTGGGCAGCGCCAGCCAGTCCTACTCCCACACCACCCGTGCCTCGCCAGCAACG GTCCAGTGGCTCCTGGACAACTATGAGACGGCGGAGGGCGTGAGCCTGCCCCGCAGCACCCTCTACTGCCACTACCTGCTGCACTGCCAGGAGCAGAAGCTGGAGCCCGTCAACGCCGCCTCCTTCGGCAAACTCATCCGCTCCGTCTTCATGGGGCTGCGCACGCGTCGGCTCGGCACCAG GGGCAACTCCAAGTACCACTACTACGGCCTGCGCATCAAGGCCAGCTCGCCCCTGCTGCGGCTGATGGAGGACCAGCAGCACATGGCCATGCGGGGCCAGCCCTTCTCCCAGAAGCAGAG GCTGAAGCCCATCCAGAAGGTGGAGGGCGTGACCAACGGGGTGGCCGTGGGGCCGCAACAGGCCGTGGGGCTGTCCGACATCAGCGCCCAGGTGCAGCAGTACCAGCAGTTCCTGG ATGCCTCTCGGAGTCTCCCCGACTTCACTGAGCTTGACCTCCAGGGCAAAGTCCTGCCCGAGGGCGTCGGGCCGGGGGACATCAAGGCCTTCCAAGTCCTGTACCGGGAGCACTGTGAG GCCATCGTGGACGTCATGGTGAACCTGCAGTTCACGCTGGTGGAGACGCTGTGGAAGACCTTCTGGAGACACAACCTCAGCCAGCCCAGCGAGGCCCCCGCACTGGCCGT GCACGATGAGGCTGAGAAGCGGCTGCCCAAGGCCAGCCTGGTGCTCCTCTCCAAGTTCGAGCCTGTGCTGCAGTGGACCAAGCGCTGCGACCACGCGCTGTACCAGGGCCTGGTGGAGATCCTCATCCCTGACGTGCTGCGGCCCATCCCCA GTGCCTTGACCCAAGCGATCCGGAACTTTGCCAAGAGCCTGGAGAGCTGGCTCACCCACGCCATGGTGAACATCCCCGAGGAGATGCTGCGGGTGAAG GTGGCCGCGGCCGGCGCCTTCGCGCAGACGCTGAGGCGCTACACTTCGCTCAACCACCTGGCGCAGGCGGCGCGCGCCGTGCTGCAGAACACGGCGCAGATCAACCAGATGCTGAGCGACCTCAACCGCGTGGACTTCGCCAACGTCCAG GAGCAGGCCTCGTGGGTGTGCCGCTGCGAGGACCGCGTGGTGCAGCGTCTGGAGCAGGACTTCAAGGTGACGCTGCAGCAGCAGAACTCGCTGGAGCAATGGGCGGCCTGGCTGGACGGCGTCGTGAGCCAGGTTCTCAAGCCCTACCAGGGCAGCGCCGGCTTCCCCAAGGCCGCCAAGCTCTTCCTCCTCAAGTGGTCCTTCTACAG CTCCATGGTGATCCGGGACCTGACCCTGCGCAGCGCCGCCAGCTTCGGCTCCTTCCACCTCATCCGGCTGCTCTACGATGAGTACATGTACTACCTGATCGAGCACCGCGTGGCCCAGGCCAAGGGCGAGACCCCGATCGCGGTCATGGGCGAG TTCGCCAACCTGGCCACTTCGCTGAACCCTCTGGACCCGGACAAAG acgaagaggaggaggaggaggaggagagcgaGGACGAGCTGCCACAGGACATCTCGCTGGCGGCTGGCGGCGAGTCGCCTGCGCTGGGCCCCGAGGCCCTGGAGCCGCCGGCCAAGCTGGCGCGGACCGACACGCGCGGCCTCTTCGTGCAGGCGCTGCCCTCCAGCTAA